Proteins co-encoded in one Lates calcarifer isolate ASB-BC8 linkage group LG17, TLL_Latcal_v3, whole genome shotgun sequence genomic window:
- the lrrc8db gene encoding leucine rich repeat containing 8 VRAC subunit Db, which translates to MFTLTEVASLNDIQPTYRILKPWWDVFMDYLGIVMLMLAIFSGTMQLTKDQVVCLPILEQTPEGTGGFLGPQPSETADGLWNKESAIGEQAAPLMAKRPPDTIAPTVHFTQPATYGQPQPTGVRTKLDFQQYVFVNQMCYHVALPWYSKYFPYLALIHTIVLMVSSNFWFKYPKTSSKIEHFVSILGKCFESPWTTKALSETACEDSEENKQRLAGASSLLKHLSTSSEEGSPNQSAPVLTKSGVTFSAEKLVSEIPSMTILDKKDGEQAKALFEKVRKFRAHVEDSDLIYRLYAIQTVIKTVKFILILCYTMTFVASIDFDHVCEPEIKHLTGYAKFHCTHNMAFMLKKLLVSYIALICVYGIICIYTLFWLFRRPLKEYSFEKVREESSFSDIPDVKNDFAFLLHMVDQYDQLYSKRFGVFLSEVSENKLREISLNHEWTFEKLRQHVTRNSQEKLELHLFMLSGVPDAVFDLTDLEILKLELIPEARITAKISQMINLQELHFYHCPAKVEQTAFIFLRDHLRCLHVKFTDVAEIPSWVYLLKSLRELYLVGNLNSENNKMIGLESLRDLRHLKILHLKSNLTKVPTNITDLSPHLIKLVIHNDGTKLLVLNSLKKMMNLAELELHNCELERIPHAIFSLNNLQELDLKSNNIRTIEEIISFQHLKRLTCLKLWHNKIITIPLSISHVKNLELLYLSHNKLESLPSSLFTLLKLRYLDVSHNSIVVIPLEVGFLQNLQHFAITGNKVEVVPKQLFKCTKLRTLCLGHNCISSIPEKIGQLSQLAHLELKGNCLDRLPAQLGQCCLLRRSCLIVEDHLFDSLPMEVKESINQESSVSFTNGCKCLSDGR; encoded by the coding sequence ATGTTCACCCTTACAGAAGTAGCCTCCCTGAACGACATCCAACCGACTTATCGAATACTGAAACCATGGTGGGATGTCTTCATGGATTATCTTGGTATTGTTATGCTGATGTTGGCCATATTTTCTGGAACCATGCAGTTAACCAAAGACCAAGTGGTTTGTCTTCCCATTCTGGAACAAACTCCAGAGGGGACTGGGGGTTTCTTGGGCCCCCAACCATCAGAGACTGCTGATGGTTTGTGGAACAAAGAAAGTGCCATTGGGGAGCAAGCTGCTCCTCTAATGGCTAAAAGGCCTCCTGATACCATTGCACCTACAGTTCATTTCACACAGCCAGCTACATATGGCCAGCCCCAGCCTACAGGTGTCAGAACCAAGCTGGATTTTCAGCAGTATGTTTTTGTCAACCAGATGTGCTACCATGTTGCCCTTCCTTGGTATTCCAAATATTTCCCATACCTTGCTCTAATCCACACTATTGTATTAATGGTCAGTAGCAACTTCTGGTTCAAATATCCAAAGACAAGTTCCAAAATAGAGCATTTTGTTTCCATACTTGGAAAATGCTTTGAATCACCTTGGACTACTAAAGCACTGTCTGAGACTGCTTGTGAGGACTCTGAGGAGAACAAGCAGAGACTGGCTGGTGCCTCCTCCCTCCTGAAACATCTGTCAACAAGCAGCGAGGAGGGGAGTCCAAACCAGTCTGCCCCTGTGCTGACAAAATCTGGGGTCACATTTTCTGCTGAAAAACTTGTGAGTGAGATTCCTTCTATGACCATACTGGACAAGAAAGATGGTGAGCAAGCAAAGGCCTTGTTCGAAAAAGTACGGAAATTCCGTGCCCATGTGGAAGACAGTGACTTGATTTACAGGCTGTATGCCATTCAGACAGTcatcaaaacagtcaaattCATTTTGATCCTTTGCTACACAATGACATTTGTTGCTTCTATAGATTTTGACCATGTGTGTGAgcctgaaataaaacatttgactgGATATGCTAAGTTCCATTGTACGCATAACATGGCTTTCATGTTAAAGAAGCTCCTTGTGAGTTATATTGCACTCATATGTGTTTATGGTATTATCTGTATATACACATTGTTCTGGCTTTTTCGGCGACCACTGAAGGAGTATTCCTTTGAAAAAGTCAGAGAAGAGAGCAGCTTTAGTGACATTCCTGATGTCAAGAATGACTTTGCGTTCCTCCTCCACATGGTTGATCAGTACGACCAGCTGTATTCAAAGCGTTTTGGGGTTTTTCTTTCAGAGGTGAGTGAAAACAAACTTCGAGAGATCAGCCTGAACCATGAGTGGACCTTTGAGAAGTTGCGGCAGCATGTAACACGCAATTCTCAAGAAAAACTGGAGCTTCATCTCTTTATGTTATCTGGAGTTCCGGATGCTGTATTCGATCTCACTGATTTGGAAATCCTCAAACTGGAATTAATCCCAGAAGCCAGAATAACTGCTAAGATCTCACAAATGATAAACCTCCAGGAACTGCACTTCTATCACTGTCCGGCCAAAGTTGAGCAGactgctttcatttttcttcGTGATCACCTCCGGTGCCTTCATGTCAAATTCACAGATGTTGCTGAGATTCCTAGCTGGGTATATTTGTTGAAAAGTTTAAGGGAATTGTACTTGGTTGGTAACCTGAActctgaaaacaataaaatgattgGACTTGAGTCTCTTCGAGACCTCAGGCACTTAAAGATTCTGCATCTCAAGAGCAACCTCACAAAAGTTCCAACAAATATAACAGATCTGTCCCCACATCTGATCAAGTTGGTCATTCATAATGATGGTACCAAGCTCTTAGTGCTGAATAGTTTGAAGAAAATGATGAATCTAGCAGAGTTGGAGCTTCATAATTGTGAGCTGGAGCGAATCCCCCATGCTATCTTCAGTTTGAACAACCTTCAGGAACTTGATCTAAAATCCAACAACATTCGCACGATTGAGGAGATTATCAGTTTTCAGCACCTCAAGAGACTGACATGCCTCAAACTTTGGCACAACAAGATAATCACAATTCCACTGTCAATTAGCCATGTTAAGAACCTTGAGTTACTCTATCTCTCGCACAACAAGCTTGAGTCTCTACCATCCTCATTATTCACCCTCCTCAAGTTGAGGTACCTTGATGTCAGCCATAATTCCATAGTGGTAATACCACTGGAGGTCGGCTTTCTGCAAAACCTCCAACATTTTGCTATTACAGGCAACAAAGTGGAAGTAGTCCCCAAGCAGCTATTCAAGTGCACGAAACTGAGGACCTTATGTCTCGGCCATAACTGTATCTCTTCCATTCCTGAGAAAATTGGCCAACTCTCACAGCTGGCACATCTGGAACTAAAGGGAAACTGTCTGGATCGTTTGCCAGCTCAACTTGGTCAGTGCTGCCTCCTCCGCAGGAGCTGCCTGATTGTGGAGGATCACCTCTTTGACTCACTCCCCATGGAGGTCAAAGAGAGCATCAATCAGGAATCTAGTGTTTCTTTTACAAATGGGTGCAAGTGTCTAAGTGATGGGCGGTAG
- the lrrc8c gene encoding volume-regulated anion channel subunit LRRC8C codes for MIPVMEFRQFSEQQPAFRVLKPWWDVFTDYLSVIMLMIGVFGCTLQVMQDKIICLPQRISSPPENTSEVELKSVLHLQSNISAVPREMRGLKTDLDLQQYSFINQMCYEKALHWYAKYFPYLVLIHTLVFMVCSNFWFKFPGSSSKIEHFISMLGKCFDSPWTTRALSEVSGENPEEKDSKKAGTSRSNTAASPGEGSLEKTQSLRSIPEKIVVDKPSASVLDKKEGEQAKALFEKVKKFRLHVEEGDILYIMYVRQTVFKVFKFLLIIAYNSSLVNKVRNRVRCEVEIQDMTGYKEFECNHTMAHLFSKLSYCYLCLVAVYGLTSLYTSYWLFYRSLKEYSFEYVRQETGINDIPDVKNDFAFMLHMIDQYDPLYSKRFAVFLSEVSENKLKQLNLNHEWTAEKLRQRLQTNPNNRLELQLFMLPGLPDTVFELTELQSLKLEIINNVTIPGSISQLEDLQELSLYQCSLKLHSTATSFLKENLKVLRVKFDDNRELPNWMYGLRNLEELYLTGSLSPDASKNIVLESLREMKCLKTLSLKSNLTKIPQSIVDVSSHLQRLYLHNDGTKLVMLNNLKKMTNLIELDLVRCDLERIPHAIFSLTNLQELDLKENNIRSIEEIISFQHLRKLTCLKLWYNGIMYIPEHIKKLGSLERLYFSHNKIEILPSHLFLCNKLRYLDLSNNDIRFIPPEIGVLQSLQYFSVTCNKIENLPDELFFCKKLKTLKLGKNSLSILSPKISYLALLTYLELKGNHFELLPQELGYCRALKRSGLIVEETLFETLPSDVRDQMKAE; via the exons ATGATTCCTGTGATGGAATTCCGGCAGTTCTCTGAACAGCAGCCAGCATTCAGAGTCCTGAAGCCATGGTGGGATGTGTTCACCGACTACCTGTCTGTTATTATGCTCATGATTGGTGTCTTTGGATGCACTCTTCAG gTAATGCAAGACAAAATCATATGCCTTCCTCAGAGAATATCATCGCCTCCAGAGAACACAAGTGAAGTAGAACTGAAGTCAGTGTTACACCTCCAATCTAATATTTCAGCTGTACCCAGAGAAATGAGAGGCCTGAAAACTGATCTGGATCTTCAGCAGTACAGTTTCATCAATCAGATGTGTTATGAGAAGGCTCTACATTGGTATGCCAAGTATTTTCCCTATTTGGTTCTCATTCACACTTTAGTTTTCATGGTGTGCAGTAACTTCTGGTTTAAATTCCCTGGCTCGAGCTCTAAAATAGAGCATTTTATCTCCATGCTTGGCAAGTGCTTTGACTCTCCATGGACCACACGAGCATTGTCGGAGGTGTCTGGAGAAAATCCTGAGGAAAAGGACAGTAAAAAGGCTGGTACCTCTAGGTCCAACACCGCTGCATCTCCCGGAGAAGGTAGTTTGGAAAAGACTCAGTCACTCCGGTCTATTCCAGAAAAGATTGTAGTTGACAAGCCATCTGCAAGTGTTCTTGATAAAAAAGAGGGAGAACAAGCTAAAGCCCTCTTTGAAAAAGTAAAGAAGTTCCGTTTGCACGTTGAAGAAGGAGATATCCTTTATATTATGTATGTTCGGCAGACAGTGTTCAAGGTGTTTAAGTTCCTCCTAATCATTGCTTATAATAGTTCTCTGGTGAATAAAGTGCGGAATAGAGTACGTTGTGAAGTTGAGATCCAGGACATGACAGGCTATAAAGAGTTTGAATGCAATCACACTATGGCTCATCTGTTTTCTAAGCTTTCTTACTGTTACCTGTGCTTAGTGGCTGTCTATGGATTAACAAGCCTTTACACCTCCTATTGGCTGTTTTACCGCTCGCTGAAAGAATACTCCTTTGAGTATGTGCGACAGGAAACAGGCATCAATGACATCCCAGATGTCAAGAATGACTTTGCTTTCATGCTACATATGATTGATCAGTATGACCCGCTGTATTCTAAAAggtttgcagtgtttttatctgAGGTCAGTgagaacaaactgaaacagctcAACCTTAACCATGAGTGGACTGCTGAGAAACTGCGTCAGAGACTCCAAACTAATCCCAACAACAGACTTGAACTTCAGCTGTTCATGCTCCCTGGGTTACCAGACACTGTCTTTGAGTTGACGGAGCTACAGTCACTCAAACTTGAAATAATCAACAATGTTACAATCCCTGGCTCTATCTCTCAGCTGGAGGACCTTCAAGAGCTGTCTCTTTACCAATGCTCTTTAAAGTTGCACTCAACAGCTACCTCCTTCCTCAAAGAAAACCTGAAAGTGCTTCGTGTGAAGTTTGATGATAACAGGGAACTTCCAAACTGGATGTATGGCCTTCGCAACTTAGAGGAGCTCTATCTCACTGGATCACTCAGTCCTGATGCCTCTAAGAATATAGTTCTTGAGTCACTGCGGGAGATGAAGTGTTTGAAAACTCTCTCCCTTAAAAGTAATTTGACCAAGATACCCCAGTCGATAGTGGATGTTTCCAGCCATCTTCAGCGGCTGTACTTACACAATGATGGCACTAAGCTAGTAATGCTCAACAACCTGAAAAAGATGACCAATCTGATTGAGCTGGATCTAGTGCGTTGTGATCTGGAACGCATCCCGCATGCCATCTTCAGCCTGACAAATCTGCAAGAGCTTGATCTGAAAGAGAATAACATTCGCTCAATAGAAGAGATCATCAGCTTCCAGCACCTTCGAAAACTCACTTGCCTTAAACTTTGGTACAATGGCATCATGTATATCCCAGAGCACATCAAAAAGCTTGGCAGCCTAGAGCGCCTCTATTTCAGCCACAACAAGATCGAGATATTGCCTTCGCACCTGTTCTTGTGCAACAAGCTGCGGTACCTGGACCTGTCCAACAATGACATCCGATTCATCCCTCCAGAAATTGGAGTCCTTCAGAGTCTACAGTATTTCTCTGTCACATGTAACAAAATTGAAAATCTACCAGATGAGCTCTTCTTTTGCAAAAAGCTCAAAACACTAAAGCTTGGCAAAAACTCGCTGTCCATCCTCTCGCCAAAAATTTCCTACCTAGCTCTACTGACATATTTGGAGCTCAAAGGCAACCACTTTGAGCTCCTGCCACAAGAGCTTGGTTACTGTCGTGCTTTGAAGCGCAGTGGCCTTATAGTGGAAGAGACACTGTTTGAAACTCTGCCTTCAGATGTCCGGGACCAAATGAAGGCTGAGTGA